A stretch of the Cyprinus carpio isolate SPL01 chromosome B4, ASM1834038v1, whole genome shotgun sequence genome encodes the following:
- the LOC122137251 gene encoding uncharacterized protein LOC122137251 produces MDSTKKITKKLAGHGRGTALWLTSIGNEVGQKVTSVLSVQEGPGLDRMVTGDMEQYRQAAIPPPVLLYVDCGCCVSEGVASKLQTRFGKWPDLQIRLDIWHFMRRMAVGCTTDAHPLYPTFMGCLSACIFEWDAGDLSLLRQAKRKQLMQEGVPALTDILVDRSNSKKELSLYCRRRTRGEEATIRLIERLLQELGGANGRGLMGVQLLEEVRMEHIWRVQKRHVRCIQDVPGVPLYTEVGTTTKAGVTLTRYRCARGSTSLESFHCHLNRFIPGTSANALNFQLYLLEGLNRWNQDRAAASVTSKTSIPSHLLRGYGPLRQHQQPEGVWVGLFVPTFRPTC; encoded by the exons ATGGATTccacaaaaaag ATCACAAAGAAGCTGGCTGGCCATGGAAGGGGGACAGCACTCTGGTTAACCTCCATTGGAAATGAGGTTGGCCAGAAAGTGACCAGTGTGCTGTCAGTGCAAGAGGGGCCGGGACTGGACAGGATGGTGACTGGTGATATGGAGCAGTACCGACAGGCTGCCATTCCACCGCCGGTGCTGCTTTATGTGGACTGTGGCTGCTGTGTGAGTGAGGGAGTAGCAAGCAAGCTGCAGACCAGGTTCGGCAAGTGGCCAGACCTTCAGATACGGCTGGACATCTGGCACTTCATGAGGAGGATGGCCGTGGGCTGCACCACCGATGCCCATCCCCTCTACCCCACCTTCATGGGATGCCTGTCTGCCTGCATCTTTGAGTGGGATGCTGGAGACCTCAGCCTGTTGCGGCAGGCAAAGAGGAAACAGCTGATGCAGGAGGGTGTGCCAGCTCTTACTGACATCCTGGTGGACAGGAGCAACAGTAAAAAGGAGCTGAGTCTTTACTGCCGCAGGAGGACACGAGGTGAGGAGGCCACCATCCGCCTCATTGAGAGGCTGCTGCAGGAGCTGGGGGGTGCAAATGGGAGGGGCCTTATGGGTGTCCAACTGCTGGAAGAGGTGCGCATGGAGCACATCTGGCGTGTGCAGAAACGCCATGTCAGGTGCATCCAGGATGTGCCGGGTGTGCCTCTCTACACTGAGGTAGGCACCACCACAAAGGCAGGGGTCACTCTGACCAGGTATCGGTGTGCCAGAGGGTCCACATCCCTGGAGTCTTTTCACTGCCACCTGAACAGGTTCATTCCAG GAACCAGTGCAAAtgcactgaattttcagctgtaCCTGCTAGAAGGCTTGAATAGGTGGAATCAGGATCGGGCGGCTGCATCAGTGACCAGCAAAACCAGCATCCCTTCTCACCTACTCCGGGGATATGGCCCACTGCGTCAACACCAACAGCCTGAAGGTGTTTGGGTCGGCCTTTTTGTGCCAACTTTCAGGCCCACCTGCTGA